CCGCCGGTTATTGACCTCCATCAATATGACTTCACTAACAATCATCGCTCGTGTAGCGGACGGACTACCGCTCGCTGCGTCCATACAGGAGGATGAACAGGTGAAATGAAAGCTAGCTTGCCCATATAGCCTCTCTAAACGACGACTACAcgccaaactccattcaaaaaTGTGATGTTTATTGACTGTTAGCTTATCCGCAAAGGTGTAACGTAAGATCTCCCCAAAACAGTAATACTTTTTCATTCTTGGTAGTGTATTGGGACATTTGGTATATAATTAGGTAATCCACGAAGCAGCAGTTTATTTTAATAAAGCTATAactttttagttatttatttttttatgtaataaCATAACAATGTACGTAGTTAACTTTCTGCTGTCCACTACAAATACGCAtgatttttacattacattgtcaaatGTATTAATCTCGGTCCAACAAAAAATTTGGACTCTATGTGCCATTTTAATACAAGTCTTGATATGAGATTGTTTTAAAACTGCCATACAGTTGTACTTGCAGTTCCGTTTACAACctgtttttacttattttttgtcAGTCAGGAAGAGACCTCCAGCTGTACCAGAGCCAAGCCAAGCAGCTGTGCCGTAAATTGAATGCACAAAGTCCGGACCGCTGTACCCTGGAGGCCGGGGACATGAACTTCCAGTAAGTTACCACAAGCACCAAGTATTGTTCATTGAAGTGTTTCCTCAAAGAGAAAATCCATGTTACTTCTGTAATATTGCACAGTTAGTTTAGTGGTTTATTTTGATACATATATTACcctagactgtatataaaagaaatattactaggaaaaacatttcattataaATAACCATTGATTTGGATTTaacttgtgttttttgttttcagctATTTAATAGCAAAGGGTGTCTGCTACCTTTTCCTCTGTGAGGCTTCATTTcccaaaaagatggtgtttgcATATCTTGAAGACCTCCACAGTGAGTTCTATGACCAGTATGGAAGAAGAGTACCCACAGTAACGAGACCGTACTCCTTCATCGAGTTTGGTAAGATTATTTGTGACATGGTAGATTCAAGAAATGTTGTGTCTTTCTGcagaaaaaacaaaatcctTGATTAAGCTTATGTCGTACATACATTGTTCCAGACACTTACATCCAGAAAACAAAGAAGTCATACATTGACAGCAGGTCCAGGAGGAACCTTGGCAGTATTAACACAGAGCTACAGGATGTCCAGAGAATTATGGTGGCAAATATTGAGGAAGTTCTGCAAAGAGGAGAATCTCTTTCTGGTAAGTAGTCACACAAAAATCTGTCCTGGCCAGGGTACCTGCACAAAACATAAGGGACAAAATACCAAGAAACGCCTAAATCAAATACAATTTTACTGTTACTACTGCCTATATGAAAATATTTGTTCTGTGTCAATTATGTTATGTGTCAGAGGTGTTGATTGTATTTAGTCAATTTTGTTACCCCTTTGTAGTCAGTAGTTACACAACTTGATGTCCTTTATTTAAAAGTAAATGACCAGTTCATTACATCGATACTTTTATTTTCCTCAGCTCTAGACACAAAAGCCAGCAATCTGTCCGGTCTGTCGAAGAAGTACCGCAGCGATGCCAAATACCTCAACACCCGCTCCGCATATGCCAAGGTGGCTGCCGTGTCAGTGTTCTTCATCACACTCATCATCTATGTGCGTTTCTGGTGGCTCTGATGGACTCTTAAACATGGACTTTAACATAAGGGAGAGGgtgtttcattttgaaaaaacaaGAATTTTAACTGATCCTGTTACATTAATGTTGTATACCAGGGTGCCTTAAAGGGATCATATACAGCCTATCCCTATTGAAGGTAGAAATTCTTCCTATGCTTTATCCAGCTTTGACTTATGCcatgtatacagtataaacTGAGCCATAGCTCTGCGATGGGACTTCTTTATGTATGGAAGAAAATGCTTCATGGTGAGTTCATGTAACTCTGTTTACTGGAATATTAAGAGCAGGGTGTAGATAAATTAACATTTATAACCTGGAAATAGGGGTTTCTTTCAGAGTTCCAGCATTAAGGATAAACCATGTATGAATATGCAGAGGTTTTGTGAAAAGTCTTAACTGTGATAAAAGAATGTTTATTGTTGACAGAGTTTACATTGTAACAAAGTCTTattgaaaatattaaatatttatcGAACTATAGTTTCTATTTTACAACTGTATTTATGACAAGTTATGTTAATATGAACAGACAGCAATAGTCCTCTTCATGGTATATACACACTTATAAGGCCCAGATAAGACAGAGGACGTTTAAGCAGCCTGGGGCAGCTTTTTTTTGAATGGTTTTAAATGAGAGTGAAGCTTTTTGGTTGCGGCAGGAGCATCCTGAACGCCTTGAGTTGAAAAAAACTAACTCGGAGCGGAAAAAACGGCAGACGTCATTTAACTTCACAGCAAAAGAACGGTTGACAAACGCGCTGTGTCTCATCTGGGCCTACACCAGCATTTCCATGATCACATACATACCCTGTGAAGCCAGCTCACGTTCACACAAAGAACACATTATGCAGCACAAACAACATTAAGGTATAGGAGAATAGATAGTGTGTTCCTTTGTCCATGCTCAGATGAAACTTTAGTTATTGTTATTAAGAAGGCGAGAGCACTTATTTTCTTGCCACAATTTCAAAGTTGATAAGAGATTCAAACTGTTGACTCCTGGGTTGTAGAGTTATTCACGCCATAGTTACAAGAGCAGAGTACTGTCCCTTTCCTATCCTCCAGGGTGACCAATGGATGTAAGAAAACAGTCTTATGCCACCAGATCAAAGTCGTCCCTCTGCAAAAGAAACACAATGGTAGTATAACATTAGCATTATGTTTTAGTCCAGAAAAATGATCAATGGCACTTGTAGGTTACAGGACTCTGATTAAAACACCAGATGATATTTGCATTGAAACAAAACAGTTACAGCGGATATATAAGCTGATGCTGAAAACTCACTCACCTCATCATTATAATTCATGACATGCTGCTTGATCTTGGAGGAGTCCACCCAAGTAACAAAATCTTCCATATTTCTGGAAAATGTCACAGTAACAGTGTCAAGATTTGATCACTTCAGATGCTTTTCACATGTGCCTATACTGCCTATTTCTGTTTCTGCAGAATGGACAGTTTGTGTGAAAGGCCCTCTGCGGCATAAAGTGGTTCAAACAAATTATGAGAAGACAAAACAAAGTGTCAAATCTAACCTTGTGACGAGAAAAGCTGGGTCTGTGACGATGTCTGGGCCAACACGCACATCTGATACTGAGTCAAGGTCAATACTGCAAAACACTTTCTACACTTTCACATAGACAAAACGAACCAATTTCTCAAAGGAAATTCAAGACATCACTCCCAAACAAACTCTTGCAATAATGCAGTAATGAAGGATACGTCCTTGTTCGATGAAGGTGATGGCCGTCTTCAGGTTCTGAGCCATACGGAGTTTCAGCATGATGCTGGGCAGCCTCCTCCTGCAGGGGTCACAAGTGTAAACTGAATGATATATAACTGCATCCAAGGGCTCCAGTAAGGGATAATGTATGGAATGGAATAGAATACAAATTTGTCTTAggcatagtgctacaatctgttgcttcacaacacaaacatgtaacagaaaaaaacattttaaaatcaacataaaaacataaacataagatcCACAAAACATTCTCAGGACACAAAAGAAAGACACATTATGACTGTACAGACAATATGACATCTTAAGTAGAAACTGTAATAAGCAAAGTGCAAAAAGTGATGGTGTATTCATTGCACTTTTGCTCTGTTGTGCTAAGATTTACTGTTGGAGTTCAGCAGCTTGATAGATGTTGGAATAAACGATAGCTTAAGCCTGTTTGTTTTACATCTCGGCACACGAAATCTTCTCCCTGATGGCAGAAGTTCAAGACGATGTAAAGCGAACCGGTCATTATTGCGAATTAGAACCCTGACAGGGTGATGCAGGACTGAATCAGCCTGAAAGGGTTCAATTTCTAGTAATGACCAGCTCTTTCTACATTATCATGCTTATTAGAAGGCTACTTACTAActaaatcaataatttgacacaaGATGGTCCTCGAGATTCTACGATCAGAAATAACAGACCGTAGAATGGCGTGACTGACCAATCAGAACTGAGAATTCAACAAAGCTGTGTAATAATTAGAGTATAAGATGGGTTTTTTTGGGATTATTTACCTGCAGAATGACGAAGCTGTGACTTTCTCTGTGAGGGACAGATTCTGTTTGGTGGGCATGAGACCGATACTGTACCTTAtgtgaacaaacaaaaaaaagatcattgggatattgtgattttaaacagATAAACCAAGACTGtccaaaacaacaaagaaaaacaaacaccacTGTATGACAGTACAGGAGCCTGTATTATGAAGCAAGTTCAAGTCTAGCTCTCTTTGGGTTAACATTGGTGATCCACAATAGCCGGTATCATGAAGCTGGTTATCAACCGGGTCTTTTAACTCTGGGTTTTCCTGTTCAGCTACCACTCATGTGAAAGAGTTGATCATTTAAAGTGACATCAGAGCCATGAGGGGAGTACTTAAGATtcaaaaagctttattgtctaatATGTTGCCATGTtagaacattttcttttgattgaaggcagagtgtgtgtgatgtgtcagTAGCATGAGTTTTGTATATGTATTGCATTGGGAATGAAGGATTTGTTGTCTGGTGACTTTTTAGCCAGAGGCACTCTGAACCTTCTTCCTGATGTTAATAGCTCAAAGCTTTGGTGGAGGGGGTGGGAGGCATTCTGGATGATGAAGTTGGATTTTCTTTCCACTGCTTGTATATAAAGATCAGATGGCTGTTTTTGTGGAATGCCTATGATCTTAACGGCTTGCCTGGCTATCCTAGCCAGCTTTCTCTTGCATTTGTTTGGTAGGAAGCTGTAccaagatgtgatgttgaaagcGATGACAGACTCATTATCAGTGACTGATAATAGGATAGGAGATGAAGAAGTGATAGCTGCATGGAAATTTATTTATAGGTGACTACATTTAGTGATATTCAACGAGGTGAAAAGTAGTTACCATGGCGATTTACCCTGGTTAAAAGTGAGCAATCTTCGGCAAACAGCAAAAACCAGAGTTAAGCTCAAAGGGAGCTGAATAACCCACTCATCTCGCTTCGTGACACAGGCCCCAGATGTTGACTGAAAGTTATTAGATAGGCGATTATGTCAAGGCAAACTATATCACACCGAGAAACTCACAGTTTTTCCAGTAGTTGATGTGTGCTCTGAGCTCTGAAGCCATCTTTCTCATCCAGGTCTCTGATTTTCTGGGCGAGATCTCTGATGTTACGACTCAACTTGTTGTACCTGAGACAGAGGAGAAATAAACACTAAAATACACTACAATAACAATTAATTTGCTTTTCTATCTACTATTCACTTGTCAGCTGCTACCATTGACTGTATATTAGACTGTGTATGTAGACTTTGCATTAACCTACATCCTGTACTTCATACCTGCCCATACTATATATATCCTAAACATTTTTGCACGTCCTCCACCATTCAGCCTCTCTTTTTAgtgttaaacagctattttgtatatattgtttctatatttattgtttacattaTGTAAAcgtttaatatgtttatgtatgcaccaaccaccaaggcaaattcttTGTAAGTGTGacctacttggcaataaatcattttctgaggaaaaaaaggattggcctttggaattaaaatagccccacatcatcacatacccttcaccatacctagagattggcatggggtactttccataagatcatctctcaatgcaaatcaaaccagctattaggctaactgaaataaaaccatgccaatctctaggtatggtgaagggtatgtgatgatgtggggctattttaattccaaaggccaagggaactttatcaggatgcatagtatcctggatccatgaaataactggtctttaaaaataaaaatctgcctgcctctatgggaattttatAGGggtcatgtatgtatgtattttaaggaagaacatttatttatttacgatacattattcattcacaaagaaaagtggtgtccttaaaggttggatttttcctattttttttaaattaaggcattcagatcaatttccaaaagatggatttttattcctctttttagtcaactttagcatgggtgtgtaaacGTATGCAAGCCACTGTATCTAGTATTTGTAAATGTCATGTAACGTTAGCGTAGCTGGCTATAACAaagtaaaaacattaaataaataaatgaataaaagcgTTTAAGGTGTATTTCATGGTACCCTGGGTAACATATTGACGCCTAAACACAGCAGAACAATAAGGTTTAGTGACAGTAACCAGCCGCTGTTGCTTACTTGGTGTAGTCCTCCCTCTTTTCGATGCGATACTTCCGCAACACTTTGACCTCGTGCAGGTTGTTGTCCACCTCCCAGTTGATGAAGTCCACCTTCTTCAACAACTTCTGTTCATGGTGCTTTAATTTACGCACCATTTTAAAACCTTTCGCTGGCTGAATACAATTTATTTACAAGACAGACTTCTGTCCATGCAGGGGGAAGAGGAAACACAGGAAAcacgtgttcttcttcttcggCGTCCGTTTAAGGTCGAAGGTGAAGTCAATGTGAGCTACAGCGCCATCTacaacacttttcttttttttttcttttttttttaatcaaaacaatcaagggtgtaactttggtttgagaagtGGGGGGGACACAAAACAGGGGATCTGGGGGTTCTCCGCCAGaatttgtttttctatttgaatcccatttcctgcatttctacataCATTTAGGGACTAcaaaatccaggaaataattAAGTTGATCATAATAATAAATTCTGCCAGAAAGAATAGTAGCTACAAAACTATGTATAATAAAAAGATGTCTTACTTTGTTTATTGTATTAATATCAATATAGGGGCCAATCGCCGATAATATAGGGGGCACAAACGAGATTATAAAAAGTGAGGTCCCCCCCTGTCTCCAGTGGAAATTACACCCTAGATAACAACAGTTACTTATTTTTCTATCCAGCAGGTGTCACCAAACGCTTGGAGTATGTTGTCAGCATATGTcgatttttttgtcattcagcAGAGAGGGAGACTCCGTCCCGACTGTATGTCTACTCAGGGTACAGCCTACCGCAACATTTTCCAACTTGCAGCGTGTGAGAGAGTTGTCTGTAGCGGTCGGAGGTTTAAAGAAGAAGACTAGCGAATGAGTGTCCGGACACCTTAGCCACCTACTCAGCTGAGATCCAGTCCGACAGGTAAGTTACTGTGTGATGGAGAGTTTGGGAAGGGGCTCTTTTAGGCATGTAGGGAAGAAGAAGCAGATGAGATGCTAAATGATCTTATCCTGTCTCCAGagactatatttatatatatatatatacttatttttttttgtcaagacCACTTCAGGGACAGTTTTAGCAAATTAAACTGTATTATCAGCTGCAAAGCAACGAATAGCCTAACCACCAGAGGGACCTTTAAATATATATGGGCGTGTAGGAAAACCTGTTgctttaattcattcattcacttacttactcactcactcactcactcactcactcactcactcctcTCCTTCCCACTTTGTCTCCTGACGGATCCAGATCCTGATGCTATTGTGATCGGTAATATTTGTTCAGGTCAACTCCCACTAAAACAAATATAGCCTATACGGTTTCCCAGCGGTGACAGCCAATCATCTCTGCTCTTACTAAAACACATCCACGTCACCAGCTGCAGGCTGGCTCAGGTGAATGAATTCATTTTTAGCACCTGCCCAAAATCTCAGCATTTCAGTTTAGTCCTGAAACATTTTTGCAGACCTGTTTATCTCAGTAGTGTTGTGTTACCTTATCCTGCTAAATTATCAGAATAAGAGCTACTCGTCTCAAATGTCCCAAAGGGGGAGAAGACCTTAGACATTGCTTTCTTTGACCTGAGCCCACCACATATCTGTTTTCTATATGATGCTACATCTGCCACACGCCACAAGATAAAACAGCACAAGACAACAAGTGCTGCACTGCACTTgttgtcaagtcaagtcaaggcGACAGGGTAGCTCTGTCAACGTGCTCTTTCTTTCTGCGTGCACTTTGTGCACTTTCGTGAAATATTCGGTGGCAGTGTTGGAAGATGTACTTAGgtcttttatttaaataaaagtagcaatacctcAACCTAAAAGTACAGAGGTATTAGTagtagtaactacagctgtcaaataaataaggaagagtaaaaagtacaatatttcccctCTGAAACGCAGGGTAGAATTATATagtagaaaatggaaatactcaagcaCAAgttatacttaagtacagttatTGAATAGATGTACTTTTCACCACTGCTCTAGATGGCAGTGATAGAGTACTATACCTCACTTTGGCGACATGGCTTGGATGCAGGTATTTTTTAAGTTGTCCAGAAACCCACTTGCAACATCTCACAAATGAAACCTGACATACTTGATTTTGTTTGTAAACTAGAACTTAAAATAAAGCTCTGTAGCTTTAAACAATGATTGGCTGCTGTGCAGAATGAGTTTTTAATAGCGGACTCACCAATGGGTAGCTGCTTATTAAGAGCTTAAATATTCAATATTCTTGCAGCTGTCTCAGTGTAAATGAGGGTGAAGATCCCACTTTAGTTTTTTACAACAAACTCCCCTCTTACTCTCTCTAAGCACATTTTAAGAACAGTATTGACTTTCATTTTCAGTTGCCAGCCATGCAAGGATCTTCACacttatttacacacacacacacacacacacacacacacacacacacacacacacacacacacacacacacacacacaaacagagagggATTGTGCAGCCGTGCCCCTCTGCTAAGCAGCGCTGCTACATAAGGAGGTCAGTGTGTTGAACACACCACACCTCTTTTTCTGTTAACATTTCTTTGGCCTCCGTGGCTTGTTGTAAATGCTCTTTCTACTAAAGCGGGATGCATAGCATGCATATGCAAATTATACAAGCATTTTATGACATGGCTCAGTGGACTCTGAATTATGTATTATGGTCAGTCAGATCCAGGTGCACACTCTTCAGTTTTACCTTATGAAAACCAGCGAAGGTCCCTCAGTTCTTCCCCCCACTTGAAGGGGGCTGAAGCAGACGTTTAGTATGGTTTGCCTCTCATATTCTGCCTTCTGCGGGGAAGTGGAAGTGGCTGTTCAGAGAAGAGATGCTTCAGTCAGGAAATGTAAGGCAAAAATGTAAGCCTCCAGGACACGTAGTTACAAGACTGGTAATAATTATCTCATTCCTCTCAACCTAACCTTTTTAATGCATGATAGGTTATGAATAACGAGACACTAAATACTCGGCAGCATGCTTTGTTGAGGGCTAATAGATTAAATACAAACCATGGAACTTGTTGACTACTGAAgccagtgatggaagaagtattcagaccctttagttaagtaaaagtacaaatacaacAGTGCAATAATGTTGTATTACATCAAGGTAAAAGTTCAGCATTCAATATTAAGTTAAAGAGTTTAAGTATTATcagtaaaatatatttaaagtatCAAAAAAACATGAGTAACACagggaatttgccttggtggttggtgcatacataaataaacattaaacattaatatgaaataaacaataaatacagcaaCAAGTAtttacaaaatagctgtttaacataagaaaaaagaggctgaatggttTAGTGGAGTGgtatattattacattacattattagaTTGTTGACACATGCAACAATGTGTTCTGTTACAAAAAGGTTTTTGTACTTTTCTCTCATCTttgcttttttgtgaaatattggaTTATTTTACTTCtgtaaaatatgtataatacttctgtacttgaGTAGGATTGTAaatgcagggcttttacttgtaatgatACATTTACACAGCAGTattgatacttttacttaagtaaaggatctgagtacttcttccatcactgacTGTACACCAATGATAGCCACACTcaaatgttattatatatatatatatttaaattaagGCCTGTAAAATAGTAGCTATGAATACTCAGCGAGTACTTCTACTAATTGCAGCCAGTCTTTTGGTTTAATTACATATTTTTATGAGATACTAAAATGTAGTTCACCTTTATTGCCTCAGAGGACAAATTCACCTTAAATGGATATAAGAAAGCACATAAACACAAGTACACAAAAATCTCCGAACATTAAAATATGCAGAACTAGATTACAATGGGTATATCATTAATCAGATAAGAAATGCAATATAACAGACATTAGTTTAGTTCAAATTTTGTTGGGGCTGGGGTATTTGCTGGTCACTTGAAGTTTCAGCTTCACCAATGATTTACCAATCCCTTCCTGAAGCAGCAGTTTGTTTCTGTTGGTGGACAGACTTCTACGCTATAGTATAGAGAAGATGACAGCTGTTTTGAACTTTGAAGTTGACAGCTGTTTTGAACTTTGAGTTGTACTGCAATACACATATTTCCCCCTGTCCGCATTATTCTTATTTCTGTTCTGATCTTTGTTTTATGTGCTCCAGGACTGCAGGCTAGTCACAGGAATGCCCGACACTGCGTCAGGCTGGACTTTCTGATTAACTACCCTTTAACTTAACTACGGACTAGCCTTCCTGCTTATTCTACACTCAATTTCTCCTCTCTCTGACTCTTTAGAGACCATCTCCATTATTCTCCTTTGCATTTGACTTTCATGATTTCTCCATAGTTTTATTCTTAGTTTTGTGATAGTATACAGATTTCCCAAAGCAGAAATTGGTTTCTTGCTCAAGGGCTTCTTTATTAACCCCTGAGATTGGTAGGAGCTGCAGGGGTATGCCTCATTTCTCTTCTGAACCAGACTCACTCATTCattatctctctttttctttccgtCCATCTTGGGCACAGAGTCCACCACGATGGTGCTGTCCTCGCCACACTCCTCCAGGCTGAAGTATCTGTCTCTGGGGGTGCTGGTGTTGCAGACCACCTCCCTGGTGCTCACCATGCGCTACTCCCGCACCCTGAAGGAAGATGGACCCCGCTACCTGGCCTCATCCGCTGTGGTGTCGGCCGAGGTGCTCAAGATCTTCGCCTGCACCCTCCTCGTCTTCATTGAGAACAGTGAGTAGGAAGAGTGATGGTGTGACAGGAAGCTTATTTGAAGATAGATTTGGTGCTACAGGGTACAAGATCTCATATAAACTTGCCCCCAATCTTCTTAATACCAGACTGGTCCTCTCTGTTgcttctctttgtctcttcaCTCCATGTGTGGTCCTTTGATTAAATTACTGACAACACACTGTTTCTGACAGATTTCAGTGTGCAACTGCTGAAGGAGGAGATTGTGAACAAGCCCGTGGAGACCATGAAGTTGGCTATTCCTGCAGTGATCTACACACTACAGAACAATCTGCTCTATGTTGCCTTATCCAACCTGGACGCAGCCACCTATCAGGTGACACATGAATGTGCTGGTTCAGGTtcactgggtgtgtgtgtgtgtgtgtgtgtgtgtgtgtgtgtgtgtgtgtgatccagaCAATCCAGTGTAATTGAACTGATGTCTGTGTGGTTTGGCATTTGCCATAATATGTAGCCTTCCttacaataatttaaaaaatcttGTTTAAAATGAGGTGAGGCATTTTACGATACCCCTTTATCAGAGAGCTTTCAGAttttcagagagaaagaaaacccTCCATTAGAGGTAAGTGGAGCTGAAGCTAACTAGGCTGGCAGGCCTGATATCTACTACTATCTTATTTtctgtggtgtgtttgtgttgtgcttTACACAGGTCACGTACCAGTTAAAGATCCTCACCACAGCACTGTTTTCTGTCTCCATGCTGGGGAAGAGGTTGGGCTTCTACCAGTGGCTCTCCCTGCTCTTCCTCATGGCCGGAGTCACTCTAGTGCAGGTACCAGCAGACACTGCTCCTGCAAAGTCCCTGAGCAATTTACAAATACACAGGTTTATCTGCTGCACGAATGTGGAATATAACTTAATTGGCTCATCAGATTTAGTTCTGTATATTACTCTAATTGACAGATTTTTAGTCCTGTGCCTATCCGTGCGTGTGATGATCAGTGTAGCGCCTTCTTTGAAACCTCCATAAGCCACTGAAAGGCTGAGTCAGGGAACAATCAACACCTGTATGACGCAGGTTTTAATAATCCAGTTCCACTCCGTGATATGCGTTTAAAGATTTATTGTCCATttcaaaacaagaaaaaacaaaaacgacaaAATCCAGTAGcatgaaaaataatgtgtgtatatcAACGTGGATGTGGTGAAGTTTGCGttcacagtgaaagttgcaGTT
This Sander lucioperca isolate FBNREF2018 chromosome 9, SLUC_FBN_1.2, whole genome shotgun sequence DNA region includes the following protein-coding sequences:
- the sec22ba gene encoding vesicle-trafficking protein SEC22b-A, whose product is MTSLTIIARVADGLPLAASIQEDEQSGRDLQLYQSQAKQLCRKLNAQSPDRCTLEAGDMNFHYLIAKGVCYLFLCEASFPKKMVFAYLEDLHSEFYDQYGRRVPTVTRPYSFIEFDTYIQKTKKSYIDSRSRRNLGSINTELQDVQRIMVANIEEVLQRGESLSALDTKASNLSGLSKKYRSDAKYLNTRSAYAKVAAVSVFFITLIIYVRFWWL
- the imp3 gene encoding U3 small nucleolar ribonucleoprotein protein IMP3, with translation MVRKLKHHEQKLLKKVDFINWEVDNNLHEVKVLRKYRIEKREDYTKYNKLSRNIRDLAQKIRDLDEKDGFRAQSTHQLLEKLYSIGLMPTKQNLSLTEKVTASSFCRRRLPSIMLKLRMAQNLKTAITFIEQGHVRVGPDIVTDPAFLVTRNMEDFVTWVDSSKIKQHVMNYNDERDDFDLVA